A genomic stretch from Chiloscyllium punctatum isolate Juve2018m chromosome 40, sChiPun1.3, whole genome shotgun sequence includes:
- the gpr146 gene encoding probable G-protein coupled receptor 146, whose translation MWSCGSSNGTVNSVDQQFCYDLELVFSILSIIYLIICFPFSICYNSLLVLVNLYNKPSMTMPDVYFVNIAIAGLILSLVALIQLLGPDNPQWAVWTFNREVYITLLILFNISALVTMYSTTLLSLDYYIEQALPRTYMSSVYNTKHVCGFIWGGAVLTSFSSLLLYVCSHVPKIIECSKIQNKEVADTIMVFIGFFVPAIAVLYALILILRIRNQSTPLEQDSARLDPSTHKLLVATVCTQFILWTPYYMTLLVHITLNSKGSDLITQYHVYYFVKGLSKLLAYSCSFVIPLLYTYMHKNFTNKLRQLVRKLDCWTEGCSHQHSEVQQQVFLSES comes from the coding sequence ATGTGGAGTTGTGGAAGTTCTAATGGAACAGTAAACAGCGTGGATCAGCAGTTCTGCTACGACCTTGAATTggtcttttccattctctccatCATTTACCTCATCATCTGCTTCCCTTTCAGCATCTGCTACAATTCCTTGCTGGTCCTTGTTAACCTCTACAACAAGCCATCAATGACTATGCCTGATGTTTACTTTGTCAACATAGCAATCGCAGGCCTCATCCTCAGTCTTGTGGCTTTGATACAGCTGCTGGGGCCAGACAATCCACAATGGGCTGTATGGACATTCAATAGGGAGGTCTACATCACCTTGCTAATATTGTTTAACATCTCAGCTTTGGTGACCATGTACTCTACCACTTTGCTCAGCTTGGACTACTACATTGAGCAAGCTTTGCCAAGAACTTACATGTCCAGTGTCTACAATACCAAGCACGTCTGTGGGTTTATCTGGGGAGGGGCTGTCCTCACCAGCTTTTCATCTCTCCTGCTGTACGTGTGCAGCCATGTTCCGAAGATAATTGAGTGTTCGAAAATACAGaataaagaagtggcagataccATCATGGTGTTTATCGGTTTCTTTGTGCCTGCCATAGCAGTGCTGTATGCCTTGATACTAATTCTCCGAATACGGAACCAGTCCACTCCTCTTGAACAAGATTCTGCAAGACTGGATCCTTCAACACACAAATTGCTGGTGGCCACAGTCTGCACTCAGTTTATACTGTGGACCCCTTATTACATGACACTGTTGGTTCACATTACGTTAAACTCTAAAGGATCAGACTTGATAACGCAGTATCATGTTTACTATTTTGTTAAGGGCTTATCTAAGCTGCTGGCTTATTCATGCAGCTTTGTTATACCACTACTCTATACTTACATGCACAAAAACTTCACCAACAAACTGAGGCAGCTAGTCAGAAAACTGGACTGTTGGACTGAAGGATGCTCTCACCAACACTCAGAAGTGCAGCAACAAGTTTTTCTGAGCGAAAGCTAA